CCCACCTTCCGTGCTTCCCTCGCTTCTTCCGGGAGAACGCCCGGAAGAAGCAGGGGAAGCACGGTGAGGGCGTGATGATCGAAGTCTGTTTACAAGTTGTCCAAGACTTGTTCTCGGATTGGTCACATCGAGGCAACATCCCAACGCTACCATCAACACATGCAGATCAGTCCACAGCCCGTCGGCAAGAGAATCGCAGCCTGTCGCCGATCAATGGGGTTCACGCAGCGAACCTTCGCCAGAGCAATTGGCCGTTCACCAGGCTGGGTTGCCAAGATCGAGACAGGGGAACGCACCCTCGACCGCCCCATGCTCGAGAAGGTGAGCACCGTGCTTGGAATCGCGCCTGAAGAGCTCGTGGCCGCCACCGACTGGAACCCCGATGACCCTCGCCCCCGAGCGCTCGAGCGGCTGCGACGCCGTCCCATCGCGCGTCGGTTCAGACGCGCGTTCGGCACCTTCTACGTGAAGCGCGCGAACGGCAGTCCACGTCGCCGGAAAGCCCTCTACACCACATACTCCCGCACCGTGAAGACGCTGGTACGGCGTGTGCGGCAGCGACGTGATCTGAAGTGGTGCAATGTGTACAAGGTGCGCGTCACCACGGCAGGAGAAGCCACCTGGGTGCTGCACGCACTCGCGCGAGGCGCTGTTGTCGAGGTCTG
This sequence is a window from Pseudomonadota bacterium. Protein-coding genes within it:
- a CDS encoding XRE family transcriptional regulator, producing the protein MGFTQRTFARAIGRSPGWVAKIETGERTLDRPMLEKVSTVLGIAPEELVAATDWNPDDPRPRALERLRRRPIARRFRRAFGTFYVKRANGSPRRRKALYTTYSRTVKTLVRRVRQRRDLKWCNVYKVRVTTAGEATWVLHALARGAVVEVCSPVEAGMRLMVASATDPPVYMGDRRQWCLRMRDGDLQVIMFAQVRFLGLSGTAYRADFVVGALLQDRVVWAVVEIDEPPHEDEVEKDRLRDKDVPIETVRIPDRRLREEGILPEVLSLLRSRLNTV